In Ornithorhynchus anatinus isolate Pmale09 unplaced genomic scaffold, mOrnAna1.pri.v4 scaffold_82_arrow_ctg1, whole genome shotgun sequence, one genomic interval encodes:
- the LOC114808985 gene encoding LOW QUALITY PROTEIN: probable phospholipid-transporting ATPase IF (The sequence of the model RefSeq protein was modified relative to this genomic sequence to represent the inferred CDS: deleted 2 bases in 1 codon; substituted 1 base at 1 genomic stop codon): protein MLLNFIGFRPNANHASNTYLNLAITVIITISLVLGLATNLKTHIAVPETAVLQTVANLDTLIAVIECQQPEADLYRFVGRITVNHQMEETVRPLGPESLLLRGARLKNTKQIFGVAVYTGMETKTALNYKSKSQKQSAVEKSMNSSLIIYLIILLFEAILSTILTYAWQMEEKWDEPWYNQKTEHERNSSKILRFISDFLAFLVHYNLIIPISLYVTVQMQKFLGSFFIGWDLDLYHEETDQQAQVNTSDLNEELGQVEYVFTDKTGTLTENEMQFRECSINGIKYHEINGSTVPEGHTADSPDGIRPRLPKEEELFMKAVCLCHKVQISADQTDSLGDNSWFANGVSSQLDYYASSPDEKALVEAARRVGVIFTRTSGEAVEIKSLGTHERYKLLHVLEFDADQRRMSGTVESTSHEKLLFTKGAESAILLYSTRGEIDKTRIHVEEFALRGLRTLCVAYRRFTAQEYLEIDKCPMKARTALQQREQKLADVFNFIENDLKLLGATGVEDRLQDKVQETIEGLRTVGIKIWVLNGDIHETAVSVSLSCGHFHRAMNIFEFTQQKSDSDCAEKLRQLAKRIQEDHVIQHGLVVDGTSLSLALRKHEKLFMEVCRNCSAVLCCRMAPLQKAKVVRLLKTSPEKPITLAIGDGANDVSMIQEAHVGIGIMGKEGRQAVRNSDYAIARFKFLSKLLFVHGHFYYIRIATLVQVFFYKNVCFISPQFLHXFFCLFSQ from the exons ATGCTGCTGAACTTT ATTGGCTTTAGACCTAACGCTAATCATGCCAGTAACACATATCTAAACCTAGCCATCACAGTAATCATAACCATAAGCTTAGTCCTAGGTCTTGCAACTAACCTTAAGACACACATTGCAGTCCCAGAAACAGCAGTATTACAGACAGTTGCCAACTTGGATACTCTTATTGCTGTAATAGAATGTCAGCAACCAGAAGCGGATTTGTACAGGTTTGTTGGAAGAATAACAGTCAACCACCAGATGGAAGAAACTGTAAGACCACTGGGTCCTGAAAGTCTCTTGCTTCGTGGAGCCAggttaaaaaacacaaaacaaatttTTGGTGTCGCTGTATATACAGGTATGGAAACTAAGACGGCGTTAAATTATAAGAGTAAATCACAGAAACAATCAGCAGTAGAGAAGTCCATGAATTCCTCTTTGATCATTTACCTAATAATCCTCCTTTTTGAAGCCATCCTCAGTACTATTCTGACGTATGCCTGGCAAATGGAAGAAAAATGGGATGAACCTTGGTATAACCAAAAAACAGAGCATGAAAGAAACAGCAGTAAGATTCTGAGATTTATTTCAGACTTCCTTGCTTTTCTGGTTCACTACAATTTAATCATCCCAATTTCACTGTATGTGACAGTTCAGATGCAGAAATTTCTGGGATCCTTTTTTATCGGATGGGATCTTGATCTGTATCATGAAGAAACAGATCAGCAAGCTCAAGTCAATACTTCAGATCTGAATGAGGAACTGGGACAGGTGGAATATGTGTTTACAGATAAAACCGGTACATTAACAGAAAATGAAATGCAGTTTAGGGAATGTTCGATTAATGGAATTAAGTACCATGAAATTAATGGCAGTACTGTACCagaaggacatacagcagattCTCCAGATGGAATCAGACCAAGACTTCCCAAAGAAGAGGAACTCTTCATGAAAGCAGTCTGTCTCTGTCACAAGGTACAGATCAGTGCTGATCAAACTGACAGCCTTGGAGATAATTCCTGGTTTGCCAATGGAGTATCATCTCAGTTGGACTATTATGCTTCCTCCCCAGATGAAAAGGCTTTAGTTGAAGCAGCTAGGAGAGTTGGTGTTATATTTACTCGCACTAGTGGAGAAGCTGTGGAAATTAAAAGTCTTGGAACACATGAAAGATACAAATTGCTTCATGTTCTGGAGTTTGATGCTGATCAAAGGCGAATGAGTGGGACTGTAGAGTCCACTTCCCATGAAAAGCTTTTGTTCACTAAAGGAGCAGAATCTGCCATTCTTCTTTACAGTACAAGAGGAGAAATAGACAAAACGAGGATTCATGTTGAAGAATTTGCTTTGAGAGGACTGAGAACTCTGTGTGTGGCCTATAGGCGATTCACAGCTCAAGAATATCTTGAAATTGATAAATGCCCAATGAAAGCCAGAACTGCCTTACAACAGCGAGAACAGAAATTAGCAGATGTATTCAATTTCATTGAGAACGATCTGAAATTGCTTGGGGCTACAGGAGTGGAAGACAGACTTCAAGATAAAGTCCAAGAAACTATTGAAGGCTTGAGAACGGTTGGTATCAAGATATGGGTTCTTAATGGAGATATACACGAAACGGCTGTCAGCGTGAGCTTATCATGTGGACATTTTCACAGAGCCATGAACATCTTTGAATTTACGCAGCAGAAATCAGACAGTGACTGTGCAGAAAAGCTGAGACAACTGGCCAAAAGGATACAAGAGGATCATGTGATTCAGCATGGACTCGTTGTAGATGGGACCAGCCTCTCTCTTGCACTCAGGAAACATGAGAAATTATTTATGGAAGTTTGCAGAAATTGTTCTGCTGTGTTATGCTGTCGTATGGCTCCTCTTCAGAAAGCTAAAGTAGTGCGACTGTTAAAAACTTCTCCAGAGAAACCAATAACATTAGCCATTGGTGATGGTGCTAATGATGTAAGCATGATACAAGAGGCACACGTTGGCATCGGAATcatgggaaaagaaggaaggcaaGCTGTAAGAAACAGTGACTATGCAATAGCAAGATTTAAATTCCTTTCCAAGTTGCTTTTTGTCCATGGCCATTTTTACTATATTAGAATAGCAACTCTTGTACAG GTTTTTTTTTATAAGAATGTTTGTTTTATTTCACCACAGTTTTTACATtagttcttttgtttgttttcacaa